One Tripterygium wilfordii isolate XIE 37 chromosome 10, ASM1340144v1, whole genome shotgun sequence DNA segment encodes these proteins:
- the LOC120007262 gene encoding zinc finger MYM-type protein 1-like has translation MAIVLRFVNREGILIERFFDVVGVSDTAAVTLKKEISNILIRYNLHVHMMRGQGYDGASNMRGAWNGLQALFLKDCPYAYYVHCFAHRLQLALVAAAKEMPCIWQFFSHLTSAVNVVVSSPKRISELQSAQRDEIALMLANGERQSGRGANQMSSLQRAGATRWSSHYDSVRSLIEMYGASCKVLENLSKNGAFGSIRGEASGVYAAITTFEFIFVLHLIDKIMGITDVLRQALQRKSLDILNALRLISTTKTLLLKLRKDGWDTFFERVKLFCCQHDIDIPDMGGRYRVRRSCQRQDPITVEHHYHFDVFNEVIDFQLTELNSRFNEKTIELLTLSSALDPSDSFKAFNIEDICNLASKFYPQDFSSQEIHALRCELEHYQYDVILDCEFQTVSTLFELCRKLVISRKSQNYYLTERLIRLVLTLPVSTASTERAFSAMKLVKTALRNKMDDEFLADCMVLYIERELAEKVNLDSVIDDFYSLKYRRAQLQ, from the exons ATGGCCATTGTGTTAAGATTTGTTAATCGCGAGGGCATTCTAATTGAGCGTTTCTTTGATGTTGTGGGTGTTAGTGATACTGCAGCAGTTACGCTAAAAAAGGAAATTTCTAATATTCTTATAAG GTATAATCTCCATGTTCACATGATGCGTGGTCAAGGGTATGATGGTGCTAGTAATATGCGGGGTGCTTGGAATGGACTTCAAGCATTATTTCTCAAAGATTGTCCATATGCATATTATGTTCATTGTTTTGCTCATCGACTACAACTAGCATTAGTGGCAGCAGCCAAGGAGATGCCTTGCATTTGGCAATTCTTTTCACATCTTACTTCCGCCGTTAATGTTGTGGTTTCTTCTCCTAAACGCATCAGTGAGTTACAATCTGCTCAAAGGGATGAGATTGCTCTAATGTTGGCTAATGGAGAAAGACAATCTGGCAGAGGAGCTAATCAAATGAGTTCACTACAACGAGCTGGAGCTACTCGTTGGAGCTCTCACTATGACTCTGTTAGGAGCTTGATAGAAATGTATGGTGCATCATGCAAAGTTCTTGAAAATCTCAGTAAGAATGGGGCATTTGGCTCTATACGTGGGGAAGCTAGTGGTGTTTATGCAGCAATTACGACATTTGAGTTCATATTTGTCTTGCATTTGATTGATAAAATCATGGGAATCACAGATGTACTTCGCCAAGCTCTACAACGTAAATCCTTGGATATCTTGAATGCTTTGAGGTTGATTTCAACAACGAAAACTCTCCTTTTGAAATTAAGAAAAGATGGTTGGGATACATTTTTTGAGAGAGTGAAGTTATTTTGTTGTCAACATGACATTGATATTCCTGATATGGGTGGTCGTTATAGAGTGCGTCGTTCTTGTCAACGACAAGATCCTATTACAGTTGAACACCATTATCACTTTGATGTCTTCAATGAGGTAATTGACTTTCAGTTGACGGAGTTAAATAGTAGATTCAACGAGAAAACTATAGAACTTCTTACACTCAGCTCTGCTTTGGATCCGAGTGATTCCTTCAAAGCATTTAACATTGAAGACATATGTAATCTAGCAAGTAAATTTTATCCTCAAGATTTTAGTTCACAAGAAATCCATGCATTGAGATGTGAGTTGGAACATTATCAGTATGATGTAATACTCGATTGTGAGTTTCAAACAGTTTCTACACTTTTCGAATTATGTCGGAAATTAGTTATATCAAGAAAGTCACAGAACTATTATCTGACTGAGAGATTGATTCGTTTAGTGTTAACTCTTCCTGTTTCGACGGCGTCTACAGAACGAGCATTTTCAGCTATGAAACTTGTTAAGACAGCACTTCGCAACAAAATGGATGATGAATTTCTTGCAGATTGTATGGTTCTTTACATTGAAAGAGAACTTGCTGAGAAAGTCAACTTAGATTCAGTAATAGATGATTTCTATTCTTTGAAGTATCGTCGGGCACAACTTCAATAG